The genomic stretch TTGGAAAGGATCATTACTTGTTAAATGCAAAATTATTAATCAGCGATGTTAACAGCCTGCTTGGAACCGATTTATCAGAGGCTGAAGTAGACACCTTGGGCGGCTGGTTTTTGACACAAAACATAGACGCTGAGCCTGAAAGTGCCATAGAATATGATGGCTACTCTTTTAAGGTAAAAGACATCAACAGCCATCACATTTTATTTATAGAAGTTAAAAAAGCTGAATAGCCCGTGAAAGGCTGTTCAGCTGCTATCTTTCAAGATAAACATGGCAAAGGCATCAACACTCTTTTATTTTAAACCCTTTATTGGCCAGGGCTTTAGCAAGACTTTGCTCTGTTTTCACATTCGAAAAATCCAGACCCAGCTTCACGACAGTTTGGGCAATTTCCGGCCTGATTCCTGAAATAATAGTCTCAATGCCGAGCAATTTGGTGCTGTCAATCACTTTAAAAATTTGATAGGCTACCATGGTATCAACGATAGGAACGCCCGAAATATCTAAAAATAAATACGAGAGCTTTAACGCTGAGCACTGCTCCAGCACAGACTCCAAAATCGTCCTCGCTCTGTGCGTATCAATTTCACCGACAAGCGGAAGAATCCCAATTCCATCAGTAATCGGCATAATCGGCGCACTCAATTCATTAATCATTTCTTTTTGCGCGTTTAATTGTATCATGGTCACCTGGTGATATTCTTCCGTAAACACTTCGATGATCTCATCAATGTTTTGATTCAAGATCCGGCTCCACTCATAAAATTCCTGAATGCTGATGTCTTGAGAAGAAGCTTCGCTGAATTTATGAATCCATTCAAACATGATGTGCCTGAAAGTGTTAAACTGGCCGACACTTTGTGTAACCGTCACTTCATGAACGGCACGGTCTCTGGCGCATTGAAGAGACCACCGGTTGAGCTCATCCTCTACGTCTTCTTTTCTAAGGGATTTTGCTACGATGGTCACCAATAATTCATGCTGGTCTTTTAACTTTTGTTCTAGTTTTTGCTGATCTTTCGCTGAATACAGCCAGCTGCCGTTTGACGTACAAACTTCCAGCCATTGTTGCGTAATATCTTTTTTGTGCTCTGTTAAGTGCTGATCAAGAGCTATCATCTTAATGAGTTACCTCCTGTTTTTGAAAAATGTACGCTATATATGTATAACGCGTCTGCCTTTACACATACTATGTTTAGATTCAATGGGCTATAGCCAAGCGGTAAGGCAATGGACTTTGACTCCGTGATCGTTGGTTCGAATCCAGCTAGCCCAGTTTCTGAACAGGTGAAAAACCGAAGATAAGCTGATTCGTATAAATCAGCGGATCTTCGGTTTTTCATCATGCAGATTGATGAACCGTTTTCTTCTTCGATAACTTCAACAGTTCTCCCGGGTTATAACCAATCACCAGCTTTTTGTTGTCTACTAGAATCGGGCGTCGCAAAAGCTTCGGCTTCTCGATTAAAAGTTCCAGCACCTCATTTACCGTCATTTCTTCAATGTTTAAATTTAAATTTTTGAAAGTCTGGCTTCTTGTCGCCAAAATTTCATC from Bacillus subtilis subsp. subtilis str. 168 encodes the following:
- the mgsR gene encoding transcriptional regulator of stress (Evidence 1a: Function from experimental evidences in the studied strain; PubMedId: 18643936, 22812682; Product type r: regulator); this encodes MEQQLTFYSYPSCTSCRKTKHWLKAHQIEFNERHLFRETPTREELKYILSLTTEGIDEILATRSQTFKNLNLNIEEMTVNEVLELLIEKPKLLRRPILVDNKKLVIGYNPGELLKLSKKKTVHQSA
- the rsbRD gene encoding component of the anxiosome (stressosome) (Evidence 1a: Function from experimental evidences in the studied strain; PubMedId: 11157946, 15312768, 15583165, 16963570, 17158665; Product type f: factor); this encodes MIALDQHLTEHKKDITQQWLEVCTSNGSWLYSAKDQQKLEQKLKDQHELLVTIVAKSLRKEDVEDELNRWSLQCARDRAVHEVTVTQSVGQFNTFRHIMFEWIHKFSEASSQDISIQEFYEWSRILNQNIDEIIEVFTEEYHQVTMIQLNAQKEMINELSAPIMPITDGIGILPLVGEIDTHRARTILESVLEQCSALKLSYLFLDISGVPIVDTMVAYQIFKVIDSTKLLGIETIISGIRPEIAQTVVKLGLDFSNVKTEQSLAKALANKGFKIKEC